The following nucleotide sequence is from Terriglobales bacterium.
GACCACGTCCCGGATGTCGCCGCGACCGACCGGGGTGGTGAAATACTGCGTTGCGGGCTTGCGGTTCAAGCCGAAGGCGGCAAACAGCACCACCGCCAGCGTCGCGCCTCCCACCCAAAGCCACTTCTGTGCAGGCAGTTTCACGAGAGTCTCCGTCTACAAGTCAAACACTGATTCTAACGAAAAGATGTGCACTATCTGACACCCTGTCTCAAAAGTATTAATGTAGCGGCCTCCAGGCAGGCCAGGAGCGCCGTCCGGAGCATTTCGATACGATGACGTTAGATGCGAGTCCGGTTCCTGGAGCCGCCCCGCCCGAGGCGACCACTGCGCCCCCGGCTCCCGCCCCGCGTGGCCTGCGGGACATCCTGAGTTACGCCCGCCTCGACCGTCACGAGATTGCCGGCTCGCTGGGCGACCTAGGCACCTTTCTGCCCCTGCTGGTAGCCATGTCAGCACAGAACGGCCTGGATTTCTCCGCGGCGCTGTTCTTTGCCGGCCTCTTCAACCTGATCACTGGCATGACCTTCGCCATCCCCATGGCGGTGCAGCCCATGAAGGCCATTGCCGCCATCGCGCTCACCCAGGGGATGTCGGCTTCCCAGATCGTGGCCGCCGGGGCCGGCGTCAGCCTGGTGGTGCTGCTGCTGGGCGTGACGGGCTTGATCGGCTGGGTGAATCGCGCCATCCCCAAGAGCGTGGTGCGCGGGCTGCAACTGGCGCTCGGGCTTTCACTGGTAATGAAGGGCCTGGAACTCATCAGCTCCACCCACGCCTGGCTCGCGGCCGATAGCTTCTTGACGGCGCTCCTGGCCGCCGGCATCGTCTTTGCCAGCGGCTCCTTCCGCAAGGTACCGGCGGCGCTCACCCTCTTCTGCGCCGGGCTAGCCATCGCCATCTGGAAAACCCCGGAGATCGGCGCCGGACTCCATCTGGGATTGACCTTTCCCCACCTGCAGCCGCCTTCCTGGGGCGACTTCCTGACCGCCTTCCCCCGGGCAGCGCTGCCCCAGATCCCGCTCACCATCCTTAACTCTGTGATTGCGGTGTGCGCGCTTTCCTTCGACCTGTTTCCCACGCGCGCGGCCCCGGTGCGGCGGGTGGCGATCTCCGTGGGCGCGATGAACCTGGTGGGCGCCTGGTTCGGAGCCATGCCCATGTGCCACGGCGCCGGCGGCCTCGCCGGACAGTACCGCTTCGGCGCCCGCACCAATGGCTCGGTACTCTTCCTGGGAACGGCGAAGATGCTGGTCGCAGTCCTCTTTGGCGCTTCGCTCATGGCGCTGTGCCGCCTGTTCCCGCACAGCGTGCTGGGGGTGATGCTGGCCGTCAGCGGGGTCGAACTCTCGCTAGTTTGCCGCGACCAGCGGGCGCGCGGCGACGCGCTTCCCATGCTGGTCACCGCCGGGATCTGCCTGGGATCCGACTTTGCGCTGGGATTCGCCGGGGGATTGGCCGTCGCCCTCGTGATGCGGCTGCCTTTCTTCCGACCGGAAGAGAGCTAGCGGCGTTAGGCGGGTTCGAATCCAACAAAGACGAGCTCCGGCACCAGCTCGATGCCGAACTCGCCGATCACCCGCTTCTGAACCTCGTCCTTGAGCGCGACGATGTCGGCAGCCTTCGCGTTGCCGCGGTTCACGATGGCCAGCGAGTGCTTACGCGAGATGCCCACCGGCCCGCGCGTGAATCCCTTGGGGAAGCCTGCGTGCTCTACCAGCCAGGCCGCCGGTATCTTCACCCGGTTGCCCTCGGCGGGCCAT
It contains:
- a CDS encoding putative sulfate/molybdate transporter, which produces MTLDASPVPGAAPPEATTAPPAPAPRGLRDILSYARLDRHEIAGSLGDLGTFLPLLVAMSAQNGLDFSAALFFAGLFNLITGMTFAIPMAVQPMKAIAAIALTQGMSASQIVAAGAGVSLVVLLLGVTGLIGWVNRAIPKSVVRGLQLALGLSLVMKGLELISSTHAWLAADSFLTALLAAGIVFASGSFRKVPAALTLFCAGLAIAIWKTPEIGAGLHLGLTFPHLQPPSWGDFLTAFPRAALPQIPLTILNSVIAVCALSFDLFPTRAAPVRRVAISVGAMNLVGAWFGAMPMCHGAGGLAGQYRFGARTNGSVLFLGTAKMLVAVLFGASLMALCRLFPHSVLGVMLAVSGVELSLVCRDQRARGDALPMLVTAGICLGSDFALGFAGGLAVALVMRLPFFRPEES